ACATCTAAGACAAAGTTACCTTGGTCAGTGATCACTGGGCCAGCTTTTTTGACACCCATGCGGAGTTCGGGTTTCCCACCGAGTTTTTTAATGGCATTGGTTACAGGAGTAATTGCCATTGGAATCACTTCCACGGGTACAGCAAAACTAGAACCCAAGCGATCTACTAATTTACCACTATCTACCACGACGATAAACTGTTCTGCCAGGTAGTCTACGACTTTCTCGCGGGTATGTGCTGCACCACCGCCTTTAATCAAATTCTTCTGCGGATCAACTTCATCTGCCCCATCAATGGCAATATCGATGTGGTCAATAGAATCCAAGGTAGCAAGAGGGACACCATACTGTTTCGCCAGCACTTCTGATTGAAACGAGGTAGGTATGCCAATGATATCTTTGAGTTCACCAGACTTGAGGCGATCGCCTAAAAACTGAATCGTATATGCTGTAGTTGACCCCGTACCCAACCCGACGATAGAACCCGATTTTACTAGGGCGGCAGCGGCTTTGCCAACTTCTTGCTTCATCAACTTTACGGGATCTGTTCCTGTCATTCTCAAAACTCCTGAAAAACTGACTATAGTCCATAGTAGTGGGCAGATAACATCAAAAGATGAAAGGTAAAAAACAAGTTTTTGCTAATTTCTGCTTCTTTTATTAGTAACTTGTAAAAAATAAAACATCAAATTGCCCGGAATAGAGGAGATTGCTCATGTCGAAAGATGGTATATTAATATACTATAGCTATACCAAAGCCCCAGCATACCGATCTTACCTTCGAGAAACTTGTCGCTGAGATCGCCCCAGAAGTGGCAAATACCTTGAGATTAGAGCAATTAGAAGCCATCAAAAGGGGTTTTAACTCTCGTGTTTTGACTCGTCATTCTTTAGACATAAAAGTTTCAGTACCAATTCCAGGATTAAGGTTTTATCGGGACTTAAATAAAATAGGAGAGCAGAAAATAGTATAGTGCTATCTCAGCATAGCTTTCACGTTGAAAAAAGCTGATGAAAGAAACCACCCCCGCAGCCATGCCTCCGTGCTTTGAAATCAGAGTTTTCTGGTAGCTGCTGACTCATAATTCAGTTCTACAATCCCAACAGGTGAGAACCAGCAGCAACACCTAACCAAGTTGCAACTTTTACAATAATCGGCTTGGCTATTGTCCAGACTTTCTGACCAGCTTCCACGCCTTTACTCGTTTTATCAAGTGTTTCTGCCACAGTTCCCAAACGCTCTAATGCTCGTTGCTTATTTGGTTCTTCTTTGTCCGTTGCTTTCTTAGCTGCACTCAAGTCTTCAATTACTTCTTCTTTGGTGTCTGCTGGTAATTCTGCCCCTTTAATTAAAGTTTCCAGTTGAGCCAGTAATTTGACAACATCTTCTTTAGTGAGCGATTCAGTAGCATCTGCACCCACTTGATTTTGTTGAGTTACTTGATTGTTGTCACCCAAGACAGCTCGATCATTGTCTCCTTGCACTGCGCGGTTGTTATCACCTTGAACGTTGTGGACATTGCCGCCAACTGAACCACCAATTGAAAATCCACCAGGGTTATTTGTCATAGTATCTACCTCTTCTACTTGAATATTTGAATAAAAACTAGGACGCTCCAGCGCCGTCATTACCATATTTTCTAATCTGCGGATTTGATTATCTTTTTCTGCTAAAAGTAATTTAATTTCTCGCTCTGGTAAACCTTTTATCTCATTGTAAGTGTCAAAATATTCAGCACTCAGTTCAGATTTATCAGCCGTCGCTGCGGTTTTGGCACGAAGTAAAAACTTATCCTGTCCCCGTTTCTCCATTGCCACAATTTCAAGTTCAGCATCAGGGTGATTCTGGGCTAATCGCTTAAAAGAAATTGCAATAGCACGAGGGTCAACGCCTTGGTTGTGGTAGAGGTCTAGGGTGTCGAAAATTGGTTGAATGAAATCACCAAACTCCCCCGGAGCAAACACTTCTTTATAATTATCTGGTTTGCGAAATGGGTCAGGGTTTTCTTTTGTGGGGAGACGCATATAAACGTATTCACACCGTACCCCATCAAATTTGGTATCGCTGGTGATTCCCCAATCTTCGATGTATGCACCTGTGAGAGTAGCACCTGTGAAATCAGTTCCGTCTAGTTGTGTTTGTACTAATTTCGCCCTTGATAAATCTGTGTCCTGTAAGTTGGCTAGACTTAAGTCTGCACCAATAAAACTTGCATCTACTAAATTCGCTCCTTGTAAATTTATCCCTCGTAAGTCTTGACGATCAAAGTTTTGCTCTCTTCCTTGACCCGTAACTAATACTTTTATTAATTTTGCTTGCTCTAAGTACGTTGAATCGGAGCGAACTTGGTCTAGTTTCTTGGCATTATGAAAACGAGTACGGGTTAGATTGGCTTTTCTGAAATCTGTATTTTTGAGAGTTGCACCAGTAAAGTCAGCATCAGTTAAATCAGCACCAGAAAATCTTGTGCCACTTATAGTAGTAAAAGCGATGGCTATTGAGTGCAGCCAAGCTAATTGTGGCATTCCCATTATGGCTTGCTGACTAGCATAGATGCTGATTGAAACTCCGATAGCAGAGGAAAATGCTACTTTAAATACAATTAGATGAGGCTGACCTAAAATCAAAGGTATAACTGTAGAAACAACCCAAGCTATAAAACCTGCTCCTATGAGAATCCAAAAATAATATTTGGTCAAAATTATTACTGAAGTAAATATTATAGCCCCAGTTATGCCTACAGTAAATAACCAAAGTAAATTACCAGCAAAAGCTGCGGCTGCTTCATAATATTGAAAGTAAATTAGAGTAATACAACTAAATACAGCCAGAAAAACTATAGTGATTAAAGCTTTATTTAATCCTTGATAAATTGCTACTATTAAAAAAATTGTTAACAAGATAGGATTGATGAATAATATTAAGTATTGACCAATTAGGTGAGAGGCAGGCAAGAGCTTACTACCTGCGAAAACAGCAACTACTCCTGCGGTAAATAGTGATAATGCTCCTATCAAGAACAAAGTGATTAATAAAATTAACAGCCAATGGTTTTGCAATCCAGCTTTTGCCTGAAAAAAGTTGGCATTTCTCAAGTTGGCATCTGTAAAATCTGCTCCTCTGATATCCGCACCCTTAAAATTAGCTCCCGTCAGGTTTTGACCTTTAAATGAACGACCTTGGAGATTTTGACCGATATGTTCCAATTGCATCAACAAAACCCTTGATGATTAAAGATTGCAACATTCAACTTCAGTTTTGTCTTCAGACCAAAATATTCTCAACAAGAATGTTAATAGGCAAGTTTGATGAAATGACAAGGGTGAAGGGGCCATTTCACGTCAAAAAATAGATTATATAAATATCATTACTGGACAAGTTAATAAATCAACAGTAATCAGATTGTTTTTGGCAAACAAAGAAAAATATAAGATTTAAATAGTATGCAAATAAATCTTTGAACAACCTTTGTTTTAGTAAATTCTCTTAAAAGCTAAGAGATTATTCATATATCTAAAGGAGGGAAATTGATAAATTATTAATACTTCTTATGGCAAGTTAATTATGACTGAGGACATAATTTATGTCCTAATATCGTAGGTCAAGCCTCAGCTACTAGTATCAGGAAGTTAAAAGATTCGGCCGCTTTTTTAAAATAATCAAATGATGACCTGAGCCGCCAGAGAGTCAAGTGAGTTTCGGCAATGAACGTTATGTGGGCTTGGCTAATTTATTATTGGTGTCTCTGCCGTGACTGTCCGCGATGCCGTAACCATGCCGTAGGCTGCAACCTATACAGGGTAGGGATTGCCGTGATTACTGCCTCTTTCTGTAGACACTCACTAAAGCCAGTTTTATATACCTCTTGCTCACCACGGCATTACGGCAATCCTTTCACCAACCAGGTAGGGAGTAGCTATTATTGCCATCAGAATTTATCTTCTGAGCCTTAACTAATTCAGCTAACCCATCAATTAATTCTGATTCTGAATAACCAGATAACCTGTCAGCTTTCTTCAAATCGCGTAATGTTTTTGGCGTTTTATTCTTAACATTCTGGAAGTATTCATAAATCTTTTTAGCCACCTCAGATAATGGTTTGGGATCTAGATTGTGACCAGCAGTTAAATTAAATTCCAGGTTAAATACTCTATCTAGATATTCCTGCTCCGAAGCAATCGGCTTGACTTGATCGGATAATTTGGGCATTAGACTCTTTTTATCTCTGACTTGGTATTCTTTTAGTCCTAACCCTGTTTTGTCACTCTCGGAAAAAAATAATCTCAGCCTGATTCTAAGACTTTGATTTCATCAAGGTTTGAAGCTTTATTTTCTAACAGAAACTAAAATTTATAGACAAAACGTGGAAATCAAAGCCCTGTAACCGTTTGGGCGATTGGATTCTCCCACTTCTGACAAAAGAGGGCTAACCATCCTTTGGCTTCTCGGTAAAAAACTTCTACCCAATTTCTTTGAGAATATGTACTTGGATTAACGATAAATCAGAATGTGAACACACCAGTAGGGTCTGGAATGATGGGAAGTGCTGGGATGCTGAACACAGTCCTAATTTTTAAAGCTACCCTCTCGTAGCTACGCAACATTGCCCAGCCTAAATTCGTCACTAGCTGAGTTACAGGTTATTAAGAACACCAAATTTTGGGTTAACCTCAGTAACGTAGTTTTTTTAAATTCACGTTAGTAGCTAAAAGTGGTTATGGTGATGCGTCAACTTTCAATTACTCTATCTTTAGTAGCACTACTACAAAATTTACCAGCAATTGCTCAAGTGCCAGAAACGACTTCTGGAATCTCATCTGATTCTATTCAACAGGTAATTGCTGCTAAATGGATGACAAACTTTTCTGATGGCAAGTTTTATCCAGAAAGGTTAGTGAGCAGGGCAGAATTAGCGTCGATTATGGTCAAAGCATTTGGGCTAAATAAAAGAGAAGCTGTTAACAAAGCAAATTTAACGATTCCAGATGTCCCTCGTTCTTATTGGGCATTTAATGATATACAGACAGTCTTAAAAACTGACATCATGAAAGGCTATCGGGGTAATGAGTTTTTCCCTAATCAAAAGGTGACAAAGGCGGAGGCTCTTGCTATTTTCGCTCAAGCTTATGGTGTATTTCAGTTTCCTGATGAGGCTGTTAATGAGATTCTGGCTTCACATCCAGATGAAAAGTCTATCCCAACTTGGGCTAGAAAAGCGATCGCTACAGTAGCTACAGAAGGATTTCTCAATACAGATGCTCAAGGAAATATTTCTCCATTAAAACCCGTTACCCGTGGAGATATGGCTTATGTATTGAGTAAGTATTTACAACGACAACAGCGACAACCCGAAACACCAGAAGTTCCGATTATTCAAAATAGCCCACAATCACCTTAGTTAGACTTATCTAGTTAAGCGACCTGCTGACAATCAGTTTTGACCTGGACTTCTATACTTGTCTCGAAGCTGGCGAAGATATAAGGAATTGGATTGTGTTGGTTGTTGCTGCACATAATTCCCATAATTCTGTGGTGATTGCGTCGGCTGCTGCAAGCCATAATTTCCATAATTAGATTGTGGTAGTTGCGCCGGCTGCTGCAAGCCATAATTCGCATATCCCATAGAGTTTGTGGGAGTGACAACACCTTGACTCGGAATCTGGTTAGAGTAAGGTGCAATATTACTTGGTATGCCAGAGCTGGCTGGGGGCATTCCTGGTGCTACATTAGGTACTACCTGACCGTTATTTAAATTATTGTAGGGATTTTGCTGCAAGTTCGTATAACCTGCACCAGTATTTAACCCATTATTAGGTAATACCTGACCGTTATTTAAATTATTGTAGGGATTTTGCTGCAAGTTCGTATAACCTGCACCAGTATTTAACCCATTATTAGGTAATAACTGACCGTTATTTAAGTTACTGTAGGGATTTTGCTGCAAGTTCCTACCCGTTGACGTGTAGCCTGTCCCAGTAGTTAACCCAGTACTTGGTAGAGAATTCTGACTGGATAAGCTATTCATGGGTGGCATTAACGTTGTTCCTGGCTCAGAGGCTCGGCCCAAGGCATTTGTCTGAGTTACAGTAGTACCATTAAAGCCAGACAGCTTCTGATTTGTGGATTGATTGAGTATTGCTTGCAGAGGGCTGACGGAGGCAGAATTTTGATTCTTATTGGTTTGATTCGTGAATCCAATTCCCAGGTTAGAGGATGTCTGTTCCCCCTCTGTTGGTTCAGATGCCCCAGTTAAAGTTTTGATACCTAGAAACTGATTATTATTATCAACCGTCCCAGTCCGTAATAAATTTTCGGTTTGTACGACAAAAGGATTTTTCACGACGGGGGGGGTGTCGCCATTAACGCCTAAAGTAGGATTTAATTTGGCATCAGCAGCAGACTTTTGTTTTTTAATTACATCCTCTAATAAACTTTTGCTGTTTTTTGCCTCAGTTTTTTCCTTGGGAGTATTTGCCGTTAATGAGAGAGTTGCTTGCTCAAAGTCATTAAATAAAACTGGCAGGTTATCAATATCGGCTGCAATGGCTCTGTTTTCTGCTGACAGTGAGGAATCAGCAGGGGTTTGTGAAGTAACTTTGTTTTTTTGCTTATAAACGAAAATATCTGGATTTGACCAGTATTCCCAGGTTAATAGCCCCACTACAGATAAAAAAATTGCAGTTACCCAAAAGCCAGGTCGCCCTAGATTCCATAACCTGGCTCTGAGATAGCGTAAGTAGGCGGGAGGATAATGACGATGTGGCATGGGATTGGTAATTGAAATTTACTCGAAATCGGGAAAACTTGACGGAAGCTGAAGGCGCTGCTGTTTAATGCTTTTGCTTTCCTTAACAGGAAATATCTCAACTAAAGTTGGATCGTGATTTTATCCTAACTTCTCCATCAGTTATTAGTCATTACCAATAGATATGTAACAGTCAAAAATTTACTTTTTAGCGGCTGGAGTCCTTTGGCAAGATTTTCTAGAAAGTTATGGCAATTTATGGTTGGTTTTTGGGCATTGGTCACATTGGATAACATCACGAGTTGACAGTTGCTCTAAGTTTATTGTTGTAGCTGGACAAAAGTTCGACTTTTTTACTTTCTAGTTAGCAAACTGTACGCTGCAATGCTTCGATATATACGCCTCTGAGGGCGCTGTGCCGCACCGTACTATTAACCAGGAGACTACAGCAATGATGAAAGCTGAAGATATCATGACCAAAGATGTAGTTACCATTCGCGGTTCAGCGACTGTTGCTGAAGCAGTGGTGCTGATGAAGGAAAAAAAATTGCGGGCGCTAGTTGTAGATATTCGCCATGAGAACGATGCTTATGGCATTGTCACAGAAACAGATATTGTCTATAAGGTAACAGCCTACGGTAAAGATCCAAAGCAAGTGTGGGTTTACGAGATTATGAGCAAGCCCTGCATTGTGGTAAATCCTGATTTGGGTGTGGAATATGTAGCACGGTTATTTGCTAACACTGGTATTCATCGGGCACCTGTGATTCAAGGCAAGCTGTTGGGTATCATCTCGATTACCGACATTTTGACCAAAAGCGACTTTGTGGAAGCGCCAAAAGCGCTACTGCTGGAGGAGAGAATTCAAAAAGCAATTGAACAGTCTCGCGCTATTTGCACTGAACAAGGTGCTTATTCTAAAGCCTGTGCAGCCGCTTGGGATGAGGTAGAAGAACTCCAGGCAGAAGCTGCTCATCAGAAAGCTGAGGGGATGGTATCAGCTAAAGTCTCTTTTGAAGAATATTGCAAGGAAAACCCAAATGCACCGGAATGCCGAAATTATCATCCGTAATTGAAGTGTGAGGATGAAGAGAATTGGGGCATTGAACATGAAGAAGAGACAAGGGAGACAAGGAAGAGGGGGGAGACAAGAGAGAGACTTGTTCAATAATTCCCCCTTGTCCCCCTTGTCCCCCTGTCTTCCTTGTCTTCCTGCCTCCCCTGCTTTTTGAATTTAGCGTTTGGCAACTCGTATCAAGAGGAATAGACCTATTCCCAAGAAAAGAAAGTTGGGCAACCAAGCCCCCATAAAGGGAGAGAGGGCACCTGCTTGCGCGATCGCACCACTAATAAAGAAAATTAAGTAGTACGAAAAAATAACTACAACGCTAATCCCAAAGCTGGTACCTCTTCCAGTTCTCTGGGGTATGCTTCCCATCGCTGCACCTACCAAGCCAAAAACCACGCATACAAAAGGTAAGGAGATTTTTTGTTGAATCCGCACTTCGAGTTTACGAATTTTTTGGCGATCGCCACCAAGATATTCCACTTGTAGTTGATCTAGTGCTTCAGAAATATTCATCTCACCATAGTCTCGGCTTTTTTCTGCCAAACTTAATGGCGTGCGCGGTAGTTGCAATTGTTGGTGTTCAAATCTGACGATGTTGCGGTATGAGCGATCGGCTGCAACAAAATAGATCGTACCGTTGTAAAAATCCCAAATATTTTGAGAAGGATTCCACTGGGCAGATTCTGATACTACAATTTGATTCAGATTTTTGGTGGAACGGTCTATAATCGTCAAACCTGTCATCCGCTTACCATCAAACTGATCGGCGTAAAACAAGCGTGTCAATATCCTATTCTTAGAGCCATCCGGTTGTATAACATCCTGGTATTCAGGATAGAAAATATTTTGCTGTTTAAAAGCTGGCTTATCTGATTTCAGGGCTTTATCCAGAGTTACTCCCGCTTGGTAATTTGCTGCTGGTGCAATTTGTTCGTTGAATACAAATGTCATTCCTGTGACTACAAGACTCAACATCACAGCAGTTAGCACTATGCGATAGACGCTCACTCCACAACCACGCAGGGCAATTAGTTCGCTCTCGCTAGAAAGACGACTGTAGGTCATCAAAGTAGCTAGTAGCGTAGACATGGGAAAGGCTAAAACTATAAAGTTGGGAAACTTTAGCAAAAAAACCTGAATGGCAATGTCTATCGGTAGCCCAGATTCTACGATTTTTCTAACTAGATCGAATACAGCATCAATGGTGACACCAAGTGATGAAAAAGCTCCGACACCAAAGAAAAACGGCGCGATCAATTCGCTGGTAAGGTAACGATCCATGATCGTAAAAGGTAGCAGCGAACCGAGATTGTAGGAAGGCGTAAACTTCTTTGATATCATAAAAAATTTGAACAGTTAAATATTGACAACCCTGGTGAAGGCAGAAGGCAGGGGGCAGGAGGCAGGAGGCAGGAGGCAGGGGGTAGAAGTAAAATAGTCTTCATAATTTGGTTTTGAAGTCTAAGTTCTTTACCTCTGTTAATTGCAAACTGCTTTATCTACTGAATTTAGTATCAAAATTTAATTCTCAATGACTGATAAAGCAGAATCAAATAAATTAATAAATTTATAATTAAAATTAAATATAAAAATAGCCTTTTAAATTATTAACTAAATAATTATGAATTCAGGCTTGAAAATTATCCCCTAAATAATATTGCCGCACGAGGGGATTGCTGTAGAGTTCGTCAGCACCGCCAAAAGCGAGGATTTGTCCCTCGCGCATAATGTAGGCGCGATCGGTGATAGCAAGGGTTTCGCGGACATTATGATCTGTAATTAAGATTCCCATACCGCGATCGCGCAGTTGAGCGACAATTTGCTGAATTTCTGAGACTGCGATCGGATCGACTCCCGCAAATGGTTCATCCAAAAGTAAAAATTTTGGTCCTTCTTGTCCAGCCGCTAAAGACCTTGCTAATTCCGTCCGCCGTCGCTCACCACCAGAAAGTTGAATTCCTTTACTATTAGCTAATTTTTCCAGCCGAAACTCCCGCAGTAAAGTTGTGAGTCGTCTTGACCATTCCCGTCGTGGCACATTCGTTTGCTCCAGCACCAATAGAATATTATCTTGTACCGAGAGTTGGCGGAAAACACTTGGTTCTTGCGCTAGATAGCCAACACCCAATCGTGCCCTTTTATGCATTGGCATTCCTGTAACATCTAGATTACCCAGCCAAACTTTTCCTTGATTGGGTTTTTCTAAACCTGTGGCAATGTAAAAAGTCGTCGTTTTACCAGCCCCATTGGGGCCTAGTAAACCAACGATTTCGCCCTGACCAACAGAAAGATTGACACGATTGACAATTACTCGCTTGCCGTAAGATTTGTGAATATTCTCTAAAACAATTTTCACGCTAGAAGCACCCTTTCTTGGTGGTAAATGCTAATTAGAAGGCTTCAAAGGTGGTGTTTGTGGCACAGATGGGGCGGGTGTCGCAGTTTGTCCACTATTATTTGATTCCTCGATCATGTAGATAGACTCTACCTGACGGTTGGATTGGGGTAAAGCAACAAATCGCCCTTCATCAATTAAATACGTTACCTTCTCTGCCCGGATACTGTTACCGCCCTGTTGCAAAATATAGACGTTGCCACTGAAATCAATTCGGCGTTCCTTACTAAAGTACTGTGCTTGGGCAGATGTTGCCTGAAGCTGACGAGAAGGATACAACATTTGCACGTTGCCGCGAGCGGTGATTACTTGATTTTTGGCATCATATTCTTGCACATCAGCGCGGATAGTGAGGGGACGATTGTCTTTAGATGTTTGTGCAGTAGCGGTTTGCAGTTGGGTAGGAAAGGCAAAAGTGCCCAATAGTGCAACTGGCAACATTAAAGCTAATCCAAAGCGACGGAATTGTGACATGGGCAATTGATAGCAGGGCATCATAGCAATTGGGGATTCAGGATTTCAGCTTGCATTCTAATTATCTCAAGTACTTTATCCAGATTATGAAATATACAATCTGGAGTGATTTCCGATAACTACTGGCTGAAATAGTGACGCTACCCCTAACCTCAAGGTTTCAGCTAATTAACATCTGAGTGAAAATGACGCAGGCACAATTTATGAATTGTGCCTACCAAGGATTTCGGACAACGCATAATTAATTTACCAGATGTCTAATCAGTAGACAGCAAAATTTTAGGCAAAGATAAGACCTTATTTTCACCAATATCACCAGATATAATCTTATCTGGCCCTATTTGTTGTAA
The Nostoc punctiforme PCC 73102 genome window above contains:
- a CDS encoding pentapeptide repeat-containing protein; amino-acid sequence: MQLEHIGQNLQGRSFKGQNLTGANFKGADIRGADFTDANLRNANFFQAKAGLQNHWLLILLITLFLIGALSLFTAGVVAVFAGSKLLPASHLIGQYLILFINPILLTIFLIVAIYQGLNKALITIVFLAVFSCITLIYFQYYEAAAAFAGNLLWLFTVGITGAIIFTSVIILTKYYFWILIGAGFIAWVVSTVIPLILGQPHLIVFKVAFSSAIGVSISIYASQQAIMGMPQLAWLHSIAIAFTTISGTRFSGADLTDADFTGATLKNTDFRKANLTRTRFHNAKKLDQVRSDSTYLEQAKLIKVLVTGQGREQNFDRQDLRGINLQGANLVDASFIGADLSLANLQDTDLSRAKLVQTQLDGTDFTGATLTGAYIEDWGITSDTKFDGVRCEYVYMRLPTKENPDPFRKPDNYKEVFAPGEFGDFIQPIFDTLDLYHNQGVDPRAIAISFKRLAQNHPDAELEIVAMEKRGQDKFLLRAKTAATADKSELSAEYFDTYNEIKGLPEREIKLLLAEKDNQIRRLENMVMTALERPSFYSNIQVEEVDTMTNNPGGFSIGGSVGGNVHNVQGDNNRAVQGDNDRAVLGDNNQVTQQNQVGADATESLTKEDVVKLLAQLETLIKGAELPADTKEEVIEDLSAAKKATDKEEPNKQRALERLGTVAETLDKTSKGVEAGQKVWTIAKPIIVKVATWLGVAAGSHLLGL
- the lptB gene encoding LPS export ABC transporter ATP-binding protein, which codes for MKIVLENIHKSYGKRVIVNRVNLSVGQGEIVGLLGPNGAGKTTTFYIATGLEKPNQGKVWLGNLDVTGMPMHKRARLGVGYLAQEPSVFRQLSVQDNILLVLEQTNVPRREWSRRLTTLLREFRLEKLANSKGIQLSGGERRRTELARSLAAGQEGPKFLLLDEPFAGVDPIAVSEIQQIVAQLRDRGMGILITDHNVRETLAITDRAYIMREGQILAFGGADELYSNPLVRQYYLGDNFQA
- the rpiA gene encoding ribose-5-phosphate isomerase RpiA, whose amino-acid sequence is MTGTDPVKLMKQEVGKAAAALVKSGSIVGLGTGSTTAYTIQFLGDRLKSGELKDIIGIPTSFQSEVLAKQYGVPLATLDSIDHIDIAIDGADEVDPQKNLIKGGGAAHTREKVVDYLAEQFIVVVDSGKLVDRLGSSFAVPVEVIPMAITPVTNAIKKLGGKPELRMGVKKAGPVITDQGNFVLDVRFDSIEDPVSLEKTLNNIPGVLENGIFVNCVDLVLIGEVKDGQPLVRQL
- a CDS encoding S-layer homology domain-containing protein codes for the protein MRQLSITLSLVALLQNLPAIAQVPETTSGISSDSIQQVIAAKWMTNFSDGKFYPERLVSRAELASIMVKAFGLNKREAVNKANLTIPDVPRSYWAFNDIQTVLKTDIMKGYRGNEFFPNQKVTKAEALAIFAQAYGVFQFPDEAVNEILASHPDEKSIPTWARKAIATVATEGFLNTDAQGNISPLKPVTRGDMAYVLSKYLQRQQRQPETPEVPIIQNSPQSP
- a CDS encoding CP12 domain-containing protein, whose product is MMKAEDIMTKDVVTIRGSATVAEAVVLMKEKKLRALVVDIRHENDAYGIVTETDIVYKVTAYGKDPKQVWVYEIMSKPCIVVNPDLGVEYVARLFANTGIHRAPVIQGKLLGIISITDILTKSDFVEAPKALLLEERIQKAIEQSRAICTEQGAYSKACAAAWDEVEELQAEAAHQKAEGMVSAKVSFEEYCKENPNAPECRNYHP
- a CDS encoding LptA/OstA family protein, encoding MMPCYQLPMSQFRRFGLALMLPVALLGTFAFPTQLQTATAQTSKDNRPLTIRADVQEYDAKNQVITARGNVQMLYPSRQLQATSAQAQYFSKERRIDFSGNVYILQQGGNSIRAEKVTYLIDEGRFVALPQSNRQVESIYMIEESNNSGQTATPAPSVPQTPPLKPSN
- a CDS encoding LptF/LptG family permease, coding for MDRYLTSELIAPFFFGVGAFSSLGVTIDAVFDLVRKIVESGLPIDIAIQVFLLKFPNFIVLAFPMSTLLATLMTYSRLSSESELIALRGCGVSVYRIVLTAVMLSLVVTGMTFVFNEQIAPAANYQAGVTLDKALKSDKPAFKQQNIFYPEYQDVIQPDGSKNRILTRLFYADQFDGKRMTGLTIIDRSTKNLNQIVVSESAQWNPSQNIWDFYNGTIYFVAADRSYRNIVRFEHQQLQLPRTPLSLAEKSRDYGEMNISEALDQLQVEYLGGDRQKIRKLEVRIQQKISLPFVCVVFGLVGAAMGSIPQRTGRGTSFGISVVVIFSYYLIFFISGAIAQAGALSPFMGAWLPNFLFLGIGLFLLIRVAKR